In Uranotaenia lowii strain MFRU-FL chromosome 2, ASM2978415v1, whole genome shotgun sequence, one genomic interval encodes:
- the LOC129744343 gene encoding mitochondrial Rho GTPase isoform X1, with amino-acid sequence MVVWSSSSSSLHRRHVRILLVGDQGVGKTSLILSLVSEEFPEDVPTKAEEITIPADVTPEQVPTNIVDYSSIEQTDEQLAEEIQKAHVVCIVYSVECDESLDRITSHWLPVIRESAGDVRKPVVLVGNKIDLIDYSTIDHVLTIMEEFPEVESCVECSAKTLHNISEMFYYAQKAVLHPTAPLYIMEEQELTDACKKALVRIFKVCDIDGDNLLNDYELNHFQRRCFNAPLQPQVLDEVKAVLMKNTPDGIRNDSVTLNGFLFLHCLFIQRGRNETTWAVLRRFGYNESLEMSSEYLHPPVKIPPGSSTELSHRGQQFLVSLFERSDKDGDGALSPEEFRVVFSACPCPPFSTDIKRTVPTNENGWPTLHGWMCRWTLMTLVDLNKSLEYLAYLGFNVHENESQLAAIHITRERRIDLAKKQNSRSVYMCHVIGPKGSGKTAFCRAFLANDMKKLTDKDIRGTNQFAINTVQVYGQEKYLVLRDIDVRQVLDPLQPSEVNCDVACLVYDVNDSKSFEYIARIYIKYFAESKIPVLVVGAKADMEEIRQDYLLQAPDFCHKYKLLPPQYFSIKHNKKDIFTKLATMAAFPRFQAAWILFYKHRLVQLWEQTHLKQFGLMSSDPLMWWKAGLGIAAATIVGFFVVKAFHGSSSHSTR; translated from the exons ATGGTGGTCTGGTCATCGTCTTCGTCGTCGCTCCACCGGAGGCACGTTCGAATTCTGCTCGTCGGCGACCAGGGCGTCGGCAAAACTTCACTGATACTGTCGCTGGTCAGCGAAGAGTTCCCGGAGGATGTACCTACCAAAGCCGAGGAGATTACCATACCGGCAGACGTGACGCCGGAACAGGTGCCAACGAATATTGTGGATTATTCAT CCATCGAGCAAACGGATGAACAACTGGCAGAAGAGATCCAGAAGGCCCACGTTGTTTGCATAGTGTACTCAGTGGAATGCGACGAATCACTGGACCGTATCACATCCCATTGGCTACCGGTGATCCGGGAAAGTGCAGGGGACGTGCGGAAGCCCGTCGTCCTGGTGGGAAACAAAATCGACCTCATCGATTACTCAACGATTGAT CATGTCCTGACGATTATGGAAGAATTCCCAGAAGTCGAGAGTTGCGTCGAGTGTTCGGCCAAAACATTGCACAATATATCGGAAATGTTTTACTATGCCCAAAAGGCAGTTTTACATCCAACGGCGCCGCTATATATCATGGAAGAAcaagaa cTAACAGATGCGTGTAAGAAGGCCCTCGTAAGGATATTCAAAGTTTGTGACATCGACGGAGACAATCTGCTGAACGATTACGAGTTGAATCACTTCCAGCGACGCTGCTTCAATGCACCCTTGCAGCCTCAGGTGCTGGACGAAGTGAAGGCCGTTCTGATGAAGAACACACCCGATGGCATCCGGAACGATTCGGTTACCTTGAATGGGTTTCTCTTCTTGCACTGCCTCTTCATTCAGCGAGGGAGAAACGAAACCACCTGGGCCGTTTTGAGACGCTTCGGTTACAACGAAAGTCTGGAAATGAGTTCAGAATATCTTCATCCGCCGGTAAAAATTCCGCCTGGCAGCAGTACCGAGCTCTCCCACCGGGGTCAACAGTTTTTGGTTTCGTTATTCGAACGAAGCGACAAGGATGGAGATGGAGCCCTATCGCCGGAAGAGTTCCGGGTGGTGTTCAGTGCGTGTCCTTGTCCACCATTCTCTACCGACATCAAGCGAACGGTGCCAACGAACGAAAACGGATGGCCAACGCTGCACGGTTGGATGTGTCGCTGGACGTTGATGACTCTGGTCGACCTCAACAAAAGTCTCGAATATCTGGCCTATTTGGGTTTCAATGTGCACGAAAACGAATCGCAACTGGCGGCAATCCACATCACCCGGGAGCGGCGAATCGATCTAGCCAAAAAGCAGAACAGCCGGTCTGTGTACATGTGCCACGTTATCGGTCCCAAGGGGTCGGGTAAAACTGCCTTCTGCAGGGCATTTCTCGCAAATGATATGAAG AAACTAACGGATAAAGACATCCGGGGCACGAACCAGTTTGCCATCAACACTGTGCAGGTTTACGGCCAGGAAAAGTATCTGGTACTGCGTGACATCGATGTCCGTCAGGTGCTGGATCCTTTGCAACCCAGTGAAGTCAATTGCGATGTGGCCTGTCTGGTGTACGATGTGAACGATTCGAAATCGTTCGAGTACATTGCCCGGATATACATTAAGTACTTTGCCGAAAGCAAAATTCCGGTACTGGTCGTGGGAGCCAAAGCCGACATGGAGGAAATCCGGCAAGACTATCTGCTGCAGGCTCCCGATTTCTGCCACAAGTACAAACTGCTACCGCCGCAGTATTTCAGCATCAAGCACAACAAGAAAGACATCTTCACCAAACTGGCGACAATGGCTGCATTCCC TCGTTTCCAAGCCGCGTGGATTCTTTTCTATAAGCATAGATTGGTACAGCTGTGGGAACAAAC GCACCTGAAACAATTTGGGCTCATGTCCAGCGATCCGCTCATGTGGTGGAAGGCTGGCCTCGGTATTGCCGCTGCTACCATCGTTGGTTTTTTTGTGGTCAAAGCTTTCCACGGTTCCAGTTCACACTCGACGCGATGA
- the LOC129744667 gene encoding sepiapterin reductase, with the protein MSTDSSSNAINFSQVAYLLVTGASRGIGQRMAIETSRKFKPGSIVVLLARSASGLEATRAEILDANPHITVVTSSVDLSNASKDLLEEIIEKSLAKTPLETFELAGIIHNVGTIGNVERKAIDMDDRQEWEDYFATNVVTVGVLNSCFLRKFKASPSKLVVNVTSKACIIPFKSMGFYCSGKAAREMYFKVLADEEPGLVVLNYSPGPVDTDMTIDIQGRSNAEEIRNYFRGLRETTTILTTQQTTAKFLSILEDGQFKSGDHVDYYD; encoded by the coding sequence ATGTCTACGGACAGCAGCAGCAATGCGATCAACTTCTCCCAGGTGGCATACCTGCTGGTAACGGGAGCTTCGCGAGGCATCGGCCAGCGTATGGCTATCGAAACGTCCCGCAAATTTAAACCCGGCTCCATTGTGGTTCTGTTGGCACGATCGGCCTCCGGATTGGAAGCGACCCGGGCGGAGATATTGGATGCCAACCCGCACATCACTGTCGTTACCAGTTCGGTAGATTTGAGCAACGCTTCCAAGGATTTGCTGGaggaaataatagaaaaatcgCTGGCCAAAACTCCATTGGAGACTTTTGAACTGGCCGGTATCATTCATAATGTTGGCACAATTGGCAATGTTGAAAGGAAGGCTATCGACATGGATGACCGTCAGGAATGGGAAGATTACTTCGCTACCAATGTTGTAACGGTTGGTGTTTTGAACAGCTGCTTTTTGCGGAAATTTAAGGCTAGTCCTTCGAAGTTGGTAGTAAATGTTACTTCGAAGGCTTGTATCATTCCCTTCAAAAGTATGGGCTTCTATTGTTCCGGTAAAGCTGCTCGCGAAATGTACTTCAAAGTACTGGCCGATGAAGAACCGGGTCTTGTAGTGCTCAACTATTCACCTGGCCCGGTTGATACCGACATGACCATTGATATTCAAGGCCGCTCGAATGCCGAAGAGATTAGAAATTATTTTAGGGGATTGAGAGAAACTACAACGATCCTTACTACTCAACAAACAACTGCGAAATTTTTAAGCATTCTCGAAGACGGCCAGTTCAAGTCCGGAGATCATGTTGATTACTACGATTAA
- the LOC129742381 gene encoding ribosomal L1 domain-containing protein CG13096, whose amino-acid sequence MNSNFGRTFLFLTNLAWKSRVTLPVLITAGFMILNFRWEVEINIHTERIAIPRDGRGGPGAGMEGGGRNVAFNYHHDDAWESTDSDEDDDDDEDDEDDDEETDYDEEDMNEGEIFTMNL is encoded by the coding sequence ATGAATTCCAACTTCGGTCGGACGTTCCTTTTTCTAACAAACCTGGCCTGGAAGAGTCGGGTAACGCTTCCGGTGCTGATCACGGCCGGGTTTATGATCCTAAACTTCCGCTGGGAAGTGGAGATAAACATTCACACCGAACGGATCGCCATCCCGAGAGACGGTCGAGGAGGACCGGGTGCAGGTATGGAAGGTGGCGGTAGAAATGTTGCCTTCAATTATCACCACGATGATGCGTGGGAATCAACCGATAGCGATGAggatgatgacgatgacgaaGATGATGAGGATGACGATGAAGAGACCGATTATGATGAAGAGGATATGAACGAGGGTGAAATTTTTACGATGAACTTGTAA
- the LOC129744343 gene encoding mitochondrial Rho GTPase isoform X2 has product MVVWSSSSSSLHRRHVRILLVGDQGVGKTSLILSLVSEEFPEDVPTKAEEITIPADVTPEQVPTNIVDYSSIEQTDEQLAEEIQKAHVVCIVYSVECDESLDRITSHWLPVIRESAGDVRKPVVLVGNKIDLIDYSTIDHVLTIMEEFPEVESCVECSAKTLHNISEMFYYAQKAVLHPTAPLYIMEEQELTDACKKALVRIFKVCDIDGDNLLNDYELNHFQRRCFNAPLQPQVLDEVKAVLMKNTPDGIRNDSVTLNGFLFLHCLFIQRGRNETTWAVLRRFGYNESLEMSSEYLHPPVKIPPGSSTELSHRGQQFLVSLFERSDKDGDGALSPEEFRVVFSACPCPPFSTDIKRTVPTNENGWPTLHGWMCRWTLMTLVDLNKSLEYLAYLGFNVHENESQLAAIHITRERRIDLAKKQNSRSVYMCHVIGPKGSGKTAFCRAFLANDMKKLTDKDIRGTNQFAINTVQVYGQEKYLVLRDIDVRQVLDPLQPSEVNCDVACLVYDVNDSKSFEYIARIYIKYFAESKIPVLVVGAKADMEEIRQDYLLQAPDFCHKYKLLPPQYFSIKHNKKDIFTKLATMAAFPHLKQFGLMSSDPLMWWKAGLGIAAATIVGFFVVKAFHGSSSHSTR; this is encoded by the exons ATGGTGGTCTGGTCATCGTCTTCGTCGTCGCTCCACCGGAGGCACGTTCGAATTCTGCTCGTCGGCGACCAGGGCGTCGGCAAAACTTCACTGATACTGTCGCTGGTCAGCGAAGAGTTCCCGGAGGATGTACCTACCAAAGCCGAGGAGATTACCATACCGGCAGACGTGACGCCGGAACAGGTGCCAACGAATATTGTGGATTATTCAT CCATCGAGCAAACGGATGAACAACTGGCAGAAGAGATCCAGAAGGCCCACGTTGTTTGCATAGTGTACTCAGTGGAATGCGACGAATCACTGGACCGTATCACATCCCATTGGCTACCGGTGATCCGGGAAAGTGCAGGGGACGTGCGGAAGCCCGTCGTCCTGGTGGGAAACAAAATCGACCTCATCGATTACTCAACGATTGAT CATGTCCTGACGATTATGGAAGAATTCCCAGAAGTCGAGAGTTGCGTCGAGTGTTCGGCCAAAACATTGCACAATATATCGGAAATGTTTTACTATGCCCAAAAGGCAGTTTTACATCCAACGGCGCCGCTATATATCATGGAAGAAcaagaa cTAACAGATGCGTGTAAGAAGGCCCTCGTAAGGATATTCAAAGTTTGTGACATCGACGGAGACAATCTGCTGAACGATTACGAGTTGAATCACTTCCAGCGACGCTGCTTCAATGCACCCTTGCAGCCTCAGGTGCTGGACGAAGTGAAGGCCGTTCTGATGAAGAACACACCCGATGGCATCCGGAACGATTCGGTTACCTTGAATGGGTTTCTCTTCTTGCACTGCCTCTTCATTCAGCGAGGGAGAAACGAAACCACCTGGGCCGTTTTGAGACGCTTCGGTTACAACGAAAGTCTGGAAATGAGTTCAGAATATCTTCATCCGCCGGTAAAAATTCCGCCTGGCAGCAGTACCGAGCTCTCCCACCGGGGTCAACAGTTTTTGGTTTCGTTATTCGAACGAAGCGACAAGGATGGAGATGGAGCCCTATCGCCGGAAGAGTTCCGGGTGGTGTTCAGTGCGTGTCCTTGTCCACCATTCTCTACCGACATCAAGCGAACGGTGCCAACGAACGAAAACGGATGGCCAACGCTGCACGGTTGGATGTGTCGCTGGACGTTGATGACTCTGGTCGACCTCAACAAAAGTCTCGAATATCTGGCCTATTTGGGTTTCAATGTGCACGAAAACGAATCGCAACTGGCGGCAATCCACATCACCCGGGAGCGGCGAATCGATCTAGCCAAAAAGCAGAACAGCCGGTCTGTGTACATGTGCCACGTTATCGGTCCCAAGGGGTCGGGTAAAACTGCCTTCTGCAGGGCATTTCTCGCAAATGATATGAAG AAACTAACGGATAAAGACATCCGGGGCACGAACCAGTTTGCCATCAACACTGTGCAGGTTTACGGCCAGGAAAAGTATCTGGTACTGCGTGACATCGATGTCCGTCAGGTGCTGGATCCTTTGCAACCCAGTGAAGTCAATTGCGATGTGGCCTGTCTGGTGTACGATGTGAACGATTCGAAATCGTTCGAGTACATTGCCCGGATATACATTAAGTACTTTGCCGAAAGCAAAATTCCGGTACTGGTCGTGGGAGCCAAAGCCGACATGGAGGAAATCCGGCAAGACTATCTGCTGCAGGCTCCCGATTTCTGCCACAAGTACAAACTGCTACCGCCGCAGTATTTCAGCATCAAGCACAACAAGAAAGACATCTTCACCAAACTGGCGACAATGGCTGCATTCCC GCACCTGAAACAATTTGGGCTCATGTCCAGCGATCCGCTCATGTGGTGGAAGGCTGGCCTCGGTATTGCCGCTGCTACCATCGTTGGTTTTTTTGTGGTCAAAGCTTTCCACGGTTCCAGTTCACACTCGACGCGATGA
- the LOC129742380 gene encoding uncharacterized protein LOC129742380, with the protein MSVTADPWTGIGNNSIDRDSTEIGGSAEAASTLQFEDNFEPVVEASSNNNQLPRDGRLPDSDSYLATLESRLKRLKTNPSVLQQLAERREACMQHLLNDSTAPIGNDLSLYLELDEPVNNREILRLIRPEQPLSVAEVVHLVNHDQLERQQQEQQDLAAVEFATGKDGEESGTESSTSR; encoded by the exons ATGAGTGTGACGGCCGATCCTTGGACAGGCATCGGTAACAACAGTATTGATCGAGACTCGACAGAGATAGGCGGATCAGCGGAGGCAGCATCAACATTACAATTTGAAGATAACTTTGAACCTGTAGTGGAAGCTTCGTCCAACAATAATCAGCTCCCTCGAGACGGTCGACTTCCAGATTCCGATAGCTATCTGGCTACCTTAG AAAGCCGTTTGAAACGCCTGAAGACCAACCCGAGCGTCCTGCAGCAGCTGGCCGAACGGCGAGAGGCTTGCATGCAACATCTGCTGAACGATTCGACAGCGCCAATCGGAAACGATCTCAGCTTGTACCTCGAGCTGGACGAGCCAGTCAACAATCGGGAAATCTTGCGTCTAATCCGGCCCGAACAGCCCCTATCGGTTGCAGAGGTGGTCCATTTGGTAAATCACGATCAACTTGAGCGGCAGCAACAGGAACAACAGGATCTAGCTGCTGTAGAATTTGCCACAGGCAAGGACGGGGAGGAAAGTGGAACGGAAAGCTCGACCAGTCGCTAA